In a genomic window of Pedobacter sp. KBS0701:
- a CDS encoding lipopolysaccharide biosynthesis protein: MSIKKEMFHGVMWSAIEKYSAVIISLIISAILARLISPEAFGVVAVASVLIDFLNIFTDMGIGPAIIQRKDLSDENLNSIFTFTILGGILLAILFFCLAKPIANFYNDTALILICQILSIKLFFAAMNIVPQASILKNKHFKLIAKRTLLLQVLSGIVSIYAAFQGVGMYALLISPIFTSIGMFFFNINYSPRKIDLRFDGSPFKKIYSFSLYQFLFSFMNYFSRNVDSLIIGRYFTLKELGYYDKSYRLMMLPLQNVTNVITPVMQPILSSLQDDKVELTAKYNQIIKLVGTISFPLSVFLYFNAGELIQIVYGNNWALAIPVFKVLAISLAFQMILSTSGAIYQSANATKLMFINGVSNTFFTVSGFVLAAYFFRNIVAMAWAWDISLTINMVVSYSILYNLVLRSSINDMLILIWKPILASICIAALLYAFDQFIHIPDFFSLISKFAISLLVFLAIIQGTKHYDLIKLLKYKR; encoded by the coding sequence ATGTCTATCAAAAAAGAGATGTTTCATGGCGTGATGTGGTCGGCAATTGAAAAATATTCAGCGGTCATTATTTCACTAATAATTTCTGCAATTCTTGCACGATTGATTTCTCCTGAAGCGTTTGGAGTAGTTGCTGTTGCATCAGTTTTAATTGACTTTCTTAATATTTTTACAGATATGGGAATAGGACCGGCAATTATACAAAGGAAAGATTTATCCGATGAAAATTTAAACTCAATATTTACCTTTACCATCTTAGGGGGTATACTGTTAGCCATTTTGTTTTTTTGCTTGGCAAAGCCAATTGCTAACTTTTATAATGACACCGCTTTGATACTCATCTGCCAAATTTTATCTATCAAATTGTTTTTTGCAGCGATGAATATTGTTCCACAGGCTAGTATATTAAAAAATAAGCATTTCAAGCTAATTGCAAAAAGGACATTACTATTGCAGGTATTATCTGGTATTGTATCTATTTATGCTGCCTTTCAAGGTGTAGGTATGTATGCGCTATTAATATCCCCAATCTTTACCAGCATCGGTATGTTTTTTTTCAATATAAATTACTCTCCCAGAAAGATTGATTTAAGATTTGATGGAAGTCCGTTTAAAAAAATATATTCGTTCTCGCTCTATCAATTTCTGTTTAGTTTTATGAATTATTTTTCCAGAAATGTAGATTCATTGATTATTGGGCGCTATTTTACATTAAAAGAGCTAGGGTACTATGACAAATCGTACCGTTTAATGATGTTACCTTTACAAAATGTAACCAATGTGATTACCCCGGTAATGCAACCCATTTTATCATCGTTGCAAGATGATAAGGTTGAATTAACCGCAAAATATAATCAGATCATCAAGCTTGTTGGTACGATTAGTTTTCCGTTAAGTGTTTTTCTATACTTTAATGCAGGAGAATTGATTCAAATTGTATACGGTAATAATTGGGCTCTGGCCATTCCTGTTTTCAAGGTGCTTGCAATATCTTTAGCCTTTCAAATGATTTTGTCTACCTCCGGGGCAATTTATCAATCTGCAAATGCAACTAAACTGATGTTTATTAACGGAGTATCCAATACTTTTTTTACGGTATCGGGCTTTGTTTTAGCTGCATATTTTTTTAGGAACATAGTTGCCATGGCCTGGGCATGGGATATTTCACTAACCATAAATATGGTTGTTTCTTATTCTATTCTATATAATTTGGTGTTGCGTTCCAGTATCAATGATATGCTGATTTTGATTTGGAAACCAATACTCGCATCAATTTGTATAGCCGCTCTTTTATATGCCTTTGATCAATTCATCCATATTCCAGATTTTTTTTCCTTAATAAGCAAGTTTGCCATTTCGCTATTGGTGTTCTTAGCTATAATTCAAGGAACTAAACATTATGATCTAATAAAATTATTAAAATATAAAAGATAG
- a CDS encoding capsule assembly Wzi family protein, which produces MHYSKIKIVGLSLVSFVCFFAVSGYAQTIPVGLLENVEDAYRRQQLLGLDSSNASYMIRPMHISANNNLALGEQKNGGLRYLSQFRKELYVANEGKIAFYLLPAVVQQQLNTHHPYGINDGSMVQAKGYQTQVSAGVFAKIGPLFIQLRPEYVFAENSNFQKLSDANGSVFKKVVARDYYNKIDLPDRFGDGKYSKLSWGQSSIGVNVGPVALSLSNENLWWGPGVRNSLLMTNNASGFKHFSLNTTRPIQTYIGDFEGQIIAGKLEQSGVASPTGTGFVGKPNDWRYLSGIAVTYQPKWVPGLYLGADRSFIVNRRDMGKGFADYFPIFKALPKEDFVNPDHTNSEDQAKQDQYISFSARYVLPESKAEVYLQYGRNDHAYDLRDAVVEPEHTRAYVAGFRKLVPLVQEDEFIQIGLEFTQLQKSTTRESRASETWYTHYQVLDGYTNEGQVLGAGIGPGSNMQSLDLAWVKGLKKIGLLLERVVNNNDLLYSYAEASGEKSQYINRHWVDLAFGGKFAWNFDKFVVNSQLTYIRSLNYQYNWESGPDYWQWNKKDANNVQVKVGVLYNF; this is translated from the coding sequence ATGCATTATTCAAAAATTAAAATAGTCGGCTTAAGTCTTGTATCATTTGTCTGTTTTTTCGCGGTTTCAGGTTACGCTCAAACTATTCCTGTAGGCTTGTTAGAGAATGTTGAGGATGCCTATAGAAGACAACAATTGCTGGGGCTTGATAGTTCCAATGCTTCTTACATGATCAGACCCATGCATATTTCAGCTAACAATAACCTTGCTTTGGGTGAGCAGAAAAATGGCGGATTACGCTATCTTAGCCAGTTTAGGAAAGAACTTTATGTAGCAAATGAAGGTAAGATTGCATTTTACTTATTGCCTGCAGTTGTGCAACAGCAACTGAATACACACCACCCGTACGGGATAAATGATGGATCGATGGTGCAAGCTAAAGGATACCAAACCCAGGTGTCTGCAGGTGTATTTGCCAAAATTGGTCCCTTGTTTATTCAATTAAGGCCGGAGTACGTCTTTGCAGAGAATAGCAACTTCCAGAAATTGAGTGATGCCAACGGATCAGTTTTTAAAAAGGTAGTTGCCCGGGATTATTATAACAAAATCGATTTGCCAGACCGTTTTGGCGATGGGAAATATAGCAAGCTAAGCTGGGGTCAAAGCAGTATAGGCGTAAACGTTGGTCCGGTGGCGCTGAGCCTGTCCAATGAAAACCTGTGGTGGGGACCAGGCGTTAGGAATTCCCTACTCATGACTAATAATGCATCTGGCTTTAAGCATTTTAGTTTAAATACAACCAGACCCATTCAAACCTATATCGGTGATTTTGAAGGACAAATCATAGCGGGGAAACTAGAACAGTCGGGCGTAGCATCGCCAACAGGTACGGGCTTTGTGGGCAAACCTAACGATTGGAGGTACCTTTCGGGGATTGCAGTTACCTATCAGCCGAAATGGGTGCCGGGCTTATACCTAGGTGCAGATCGGTCATTCATCGTAAACAGGAGAGATATGGGTAAGGGATTTGCCGATTATTTTCCGATATTTAAGGCCTTGCCTAAAGAAGATTTTGTTAACCCCGATCACACGAATTCTGAAGATCAGGCTAAACAAGACCAGTACATCTCATTTTCTGCCCGTTATGTGTTACCAGAAAGCAAAGCCGAAGTTTACCTGCAGTACGGCCGTAATGACCATGCTTACGATTTAAGGGATGCGGTTGTCGAGCCTGAACACACCAGAGCCTACGTGGCCGGTTTTAGAAAACTGGTACCATTAGTTCAGGAAGATGAATTTATTCAAATTGGGTTAGAGTTTACCCAATTGCAAAAAAGCACCACCAGAGAAAGCAGAGCAAGCGAAACCTGGTATACACATTATCAGGTACTGGATGGTTACACCAATGAAGGACAGGTTCTTGGCGCAGGTATTGGCCCTGGTAGCAACATGCAATCTTTAGACCTGGCATGGGTAAAGGGACTTAAGAAAATTGGATTGTTATTAGAAAGAGTGGTTAATAATAACGATTTATTATACAGTTACGCGGAGGCATCCGGAGAAAAATCACAATATATTAACAGGCATTGGGTTGATTTAGCGTTTGGGGGCAAATTCGCATGGAATTTCGATAAATTTGTAGTCAATTCCCAGCTAACCTATATCCGGTCATTAAACTATCAGTATAATTGGGAGTCAGGTCCAGATTATTGGCAGTGGAACAAAAAAGATGCAAATAATGTACAGGTTAAAGTAGGTGTGCTCTATAATTTTTAG
- a CDS encoding acyltransferase produces MILRYGTKLVKTLFFHVAFKISWLVTFIKFKLNGVNFNNDFIARGIPIINVNLKGILNIRSGFMMHSGKYYNMIGRQQRCYFIVGKDAVLNIGENVGISSTALICYNKIDIEDHVRIGGGVVIYDTDFHSLNLDERIQNPEVTTNIKSSPVVIRRGAFIGAHSIILKGVTIGENSIIGAGSVVVKSIPENEIWAGNPAKKIRDLMS; encoded by the coding sequence ATGATTTTAAGATACGGAACCAAATTAGTTAAAACTTTATTTTTTCACGTGGCCTTTAAGATATCTTGGCTAGTGACCTTTATAAAATTTAAATTAAATGGTGTAAATTTTAATAACGATTTTATAGCTAGAGGCATTCCAATAATAAACGTAAATTTAAAGGGGATTCTAAATATTCGAAGTGGATTTATGATGCATAGTGGAAAATATTATAATATGATAGGACGTCAACAACGTTGTTATTTTATTGTTGGTAAAGATGCTGTTCTAAACATTGGTGAGAATGTAGGGATAAGTTCTACAGCTTTAATTTGTTATAATAAGATAGATATAGAAGATCATGTGAGAATAGGAGGAGGTGTGGTAATTTACGATACAGATTTTCACTCGTTAAATTTAGATGAGCGAATACAAAATCCTGAGGTCACCACTAATATAAAATCTTCACCAGTTGTAATTAGGCGTGGCGCATTTATTGGAGCACATTCAATAATTTTAAAAGGCGTTACTATCGGAGAAAACTCCATAATTGGAGCTGGATCAGTTGTTGTTAAATCAATACCAGAAAATGAAATATGGGCAGGTAACCCTGCAAAAAAAATAAGAGACTTGATGTCTTAG
- a CDS encoding glycosyltransferase — translation MKNLLFVHHSGGLGGAPRSLSLLLDNVDSTKYSTSLLCIYRGPVLEIFEPKPIKIIINERIYPFHGSTVVEKSLIVFLVNLIGPLFSFFNSRKVIRQVKPDIVHLNSSCLFVTAMAVKSIDKNIKVICHVREPLRKTIAGKIIKNMCYWFVDRFIAIDHFTGASMKTKNNIDIVYNPVDFTLYNPELKSRILRDELNLDADSVVFLYLARVAKGNGALELVNRANILSKKHPNYHFVIAGLDEENLDSYSKNVVKEAEGNSNIHLMKFRKDVPELIASSDIVVIPFTEPHFARAAIEAASVGKPCIGAKIGGVDELIIQNVTGYLYSTLEEFDEYCIDLGENKLKRQDFGEKAVLFARENFDDRESSRRVFAAYE, via the coding sequence ATGAAGAATCTATTATTCGTACATCATAGTGGGGGACTTGGTGGGGCGCCAAGAAGTTTGTCGTTATTACTAGACAACGTAGATTCAACCAAGTATTCTACAAGTCTTCTTTGCATTTATCGTGGTCCTGTATTGGAAATTTTTGAGCCGAAGCCAATAAAGATAATAATTAATGAACGTATTTACCCCTTTCATGGATCAACGGTTGTTGAAAAGTCTTTAATAGTTTTCTTAGTAAACCTTATTGGTCCATTATTTTCTTTCTTTAACTCTAGAAAGGTTATTAGGCAAGTTAAGCCAGATATTGTTCATCTCAACTCTTCGTGTCTTTTTGTAACCGCTATGGCTGTTAAGAGTATTGATAAAAATATAAAGGTAATATGTCACGTTAGAGAGCCTTTGAGAAAAACAATTGCAGGCAAAATTATAAAGAATATGTGTTATTGGTTCGTTGATAGGTTTATCGCCATAGATCATTTTACCGGAGCGAGTATGAAAACTAAGAATAATATCGATATTGTTTACAATCCGGTTGACTTTACTTTATACAATCCCGAGTTGAAAAGTAGAATTCTTAGGGATGAATTAAATTTAGATGCCGATTCGGTCGTATTTTTATATCTAGCAAGAGTGGCTAAAGGTAACGGTGCTCTAGAATTAGTCAATAGGGCTAACATTTTATCAAAGAAACACCCCAATTATCATTTTGTAATAGCAGGCCTTGACGAGGAAAATTTGGATAGTTATTCTAAAAATGTAGTTAAGGAAGCTGAAGGTAATTCAAATATACATTTGATGAAATTTAGAAAAGATGTACCCGAATTAATTGCATCTAGTGATATAGTCGTAATACCATTTACTGAGCCACATTTTGCAAGAGCAGCAATTGAAGCCGCATCAGTTGGTAAACCTTGCATCGGTGCAAAGATAGGTGGGGTTGATGAATTAATTATACAAAATGTAACGGGATATTTATATTCCACTTTGGAGGAGTTTGATGAATATTGTATTGACCTAGGAGAGAATAAGCTCAAGCGGCAAGATTTTGGTGAGAAGGCTGTCCTTTTCGCTAGGGAAAATTTTGATGACAGGGAGTCTTCGCGTAGAGTGTTTGCTGCCTATGAGTAA
- a CDS encoding glycosyltransferase family 2 protein codes for MKKISIVTATYNAASRLESLILSVGAQKTEEVEFIIIDGGSTDGTIDIIKRHNVYVDYWVSERDKGIYDAWNKGIAVAKGQWIMFLGADDSLLPDALSNFLEFLSSENSSSYDYISAHNHFVNSEGALLKLLGEGAEWKLMRRMNSAAHVGSLHNKQTLFETVGYYSLDYKICADYELLLRKGPNLRSYFLPKVIARMEVGGMSFSLKAIKETYRIRKQHKTVPTLFNMFLFFRDYMGYTLFKLRKPI; via the coding sequence ATGAAGAAGATATCTATAGTTACCGCAACATACAACGCAGCCAGCCGTCTTGAGAGTTTAATTCTTTCAGTAGGTGCTCAAAAAACGGAAGAGGTCGAATTTATAATCATTGATGGTGGGTCAACTGATGGTACAATCGATATTATTAAACGGCATAATGTTTATGTTGACTATTGGGTTAGCGAACGGGACAAAGGGATTTACGACGCATGGAATAAGGGCATTGCTGTAGCTAAAGGCCAATGGATAATGTTCCTTGGTGCTGACGACTCATTATTACCGGATGCTTTATCCAATTTTCTTGAATTTTTGAGTTCTGAAAATTCATCATCTTATGATTACATCTCTGCACATAACCATTTTGTGAATAGTGAAGGCGCATTGTTAAAATTACTGGGTGAGGGTGCGGAATGGAAACTGATGAGACGAATGAATTCAGCAGCACATGTAGGATCACTTCATAACAAGCAGACCTTATTTGAAACCGTTGGTTATTACAGCCTGGACTATAAAATATGTGCGGATTATGAGTTACTATTAAGGAAAGGGCCAAACCTAAGAAGTTATTTTTTGCCCAAGGTTATCGCAAGAATGGAAGTTGGTGGAATGAGTTTTTCATTAAAAGCCATTAAAGAAACTTATAGGATAAGAAAGCAACACAAAACTGTACCAACACTATTTAACATGTTTTTATTCTTTAGAGATTACATGGGATATACGCTTTTCAAATTAAGAAAACCAATATGA
- a CDS encoding tyrosine-protein kinase, translating to MNQESLQEKDDNVDFKKVFFLALSKWYLIILSIVICLVVAFLYLRYKTPYYNITARVLVNDEKKGAGMLGSADMLGDLGGLLGTKSTVDNEAEILKTRFLMEQVAKDLSLNITVYEKGRVKNIEVYQSPFKLQIIKAADTIKNTDLSVVIGDNEKFSVSSKDFQKDVKVNQIFNLPRVGTVKLVNGDLPKRITKKEFLVNIRSIDAAVASLQESLTVEVKNKLITIVDLKLQYPLPKKGEVILSKLIEKYVQENLRDKNEIADSTVKFIQNRLAYIGGELGDLEGNIQGFKQRNNLADMSEQSKQLVQVTSDYVKQLAQVETQISIMESLQQYLKDADNKRVLPSSLIPADLVFSGAVEKYNQLTLERARKLIGMTENNPSIILIDKEIQNARADIESNLATTLDGFLITKRKLKAQMQQAEGQVKDVPKIERSYLNLARQQQIKQELYIFLMQKAEETAISKTSNIANSKTIDPAKSDYKPFSPNKKLVYILGFFAGLIIPIGLIYGKEALNDKIQSKEDITNATQVPIIGEISHNEESDNLVVANSSRSAISEQFRALRTNLSFFFKDKGGKVVLLTSSMSGEGKSFVAINLGNILALSNKKVLLMELDLRKPGLSDKLGVRNDIGFTNYVINDELSISDLIKPLGIHENLSLISSGPLPPNPAEMLLNERTSSLIAKLKETFDYIIIDAPPVGIVTDAQLLSNNADICMYLVRQNYTYKKQLQIAEDLRANNKMKHVGIVVNDIQATDGYGYGYGYGYGYGYGYGYGYGSYGDQGKVKKDSFFNLRKKT from the coding sequence ATGAACCAAGAATCGCTTCAGGAGAAAGACGATAACGTTGACTTTAAGAAGGTATTTTTTCTAGCATTATCTAAATGGTATCTAATAATACTTTCGATTGTAATATGTTTAGTAGTTGCTTTTTTATACTTAAGATACAAAACACCCTATTATAATATTACGGCAAGGGTTTTGGTCAATGATGAAAAAAAAGGAGCTGGTATGCTGGGAAGTGCCGATATGTTAGGAGATCTTGGGGGCTTACTTGGCACTAAAAGTACTGTCGACAATGAAGCTGAGATTTTAAAAACTCGTTTCTTGATGGAACAGGTGGCTAAAGACTTGAGTTTAAATATTACTGTCTATGAAAAGGGTAGAGTTAAAAATATAGAGGTTTACCAATCTCCTTTCAAGCTTCAAATTATTAAAGCTGCAGATACCATTAAAAATACAGATTTATCAGTTGTGATAGGGGATAATGAAAAATTTTCTGTCAGTAGCAAGGATTTTCAAAAGGATGTTAAGGTAAATCAAATTTTCAACCTACCCAGGGTAGGGACAGTAAAGTTGGTGAATGGTGACCTTCCAAAGAGGATAACTAAAAAAGAGTTCCTAGTTAATATCAGATCAATTGATGCTGCAGTTGCTTCTTTACAAGAGAGCTTAACTGTTGAAGTTAAAAATAAATTAATAACGATTGTTGATTTGAAATTACAATATCCGCTACCTAAAAAGGGCGAGGTTATTCTGAGCAAGCTTATCGAAAAATATGTTCAGGAAAATCTTAGAGATAAGAATGAAATAGCAGATAGTACAGTTAAATTTATTCAAAATCGTCTTGCCTATATTGGAGGCGAATTAGGTGATTTAGAGGGTAATATACAGGGTTTTAAGCAAAGAAACAATCTGGCAGATATGTCAGAACAGTCTAAGCAATTGGTACAGGTAACCAGCGATTATGTAAAACAGCTGGCACAAGTAGAGACACAAATATCAATCATGGAAAGCTTGCAGCAATATTTGAAAGATGCTGATAACAAACGTGTATTGCCAAGTTCTTTGATTCCTGCTGATTTAGTATTTAGTGGTGCAGTGGAGAAATATAATCAGTTAACCCTTGAGCGCGCAAGGAAGCTCATTGGTATGACTGAGAATAATCCTAGTATCATATTAATTGATAAAGAAATACAAAATGCCCGTGCAGATATAGAATCGAACTTAGCCACTACACTTGATGGCTTTCTCATTACCAAAAGGAAGCTCAAAGCACAAATGCAGCAGGCCGAAGGTCAGGTTAAAGATGTACCAAAAATTGAACGCAGTTACTTAAATCTGGCAAGACAACAGCAAATTAAACAAGAGCTTTATATTTTCCTCATGCAAAAGGCTGAAGAAACAGCTATTTCCAAAACTTCTAATATAGCAAATTCAAAAACAATTGACCCCGCTAAGTCTGACTATAAACCATTTTCTCCAAACAAAAAACTAGTTTATATTCTTGGCTTTTTCGCAGGATTGATTATACCAATTGGCTTAATCTATGGTAAGGAAGCGTTAAATGATAAGATACAGTCAAAAGAAGATATCACAAACGCTACTCAGGTTCCTATAATAGGCGAGATAAGCCATAATGAGGAAAGTGATAATTTAGTGGTTGCTAACAGTTCAAGATCTGCAATATCAGAGCAATTTAGGGCGTTAAGAACCAATCTGTCTTTCTTTTTTAAAGATAAAGGCGGCAAAGTAGTTTTACTTACTTCGAGTATGTCAGGTGAAGGGAAATCATTTGTGGCCATCAATTTGGGTAATATCTTAGCACTCTCCAATAAGAAAGTATTGTTAATGGAGCTAGACCTAAGAAAACCAGGGTTGTCTGATAAATTAGGGGTTAGAAATGATATTGGATTTACAAACTATGTCATTAACGATGAGTTAAGTATATCTGATTTAATCAAGCCACTTGGTATCCATGAAAACTTATCTCTAATAAGTTCTGGACCTCTGCCTCCTAATCCTGCAGAGATGTTGTTGAACGAAAGAACCAGTAGTTTAATAGCTAAATTAAAGGAGACTTTTGATTATATTATTATTGATGCACCGCCCGTTGGAATTGTTACAGATGCACAACTATTATCTAATAACGCAGATATTTGTATGTATCTGGTCCGACAGAATTATACCTATAAAAAGCAATTGCAAATTGCAGAAGACCTGCGTGCTAATAATAAAATGAAGCATGTTGGAATCGTTGTGAATGATATTCAAGCGACTGATGGTTATGGTTACGGATATGGATATGGATACGGATATGGATATGGATATGGATATGGATATGGAAGTTATGGCGATCAAGGTAAAGTAAAAAAAGACAGCTTTTTTAATCTTCGTAAAAAAACATAG
- a CDS encoding tyrosine-protein phosphatase yields the protein MKWLGVDMHSHLLPGIDDGSPDVEETISLISKLHELGIDQFICTPHIFKELYPNTAETINTALELTKVALRKANLTISIAAAAEYMLDENFGINNSMMSLPNKHILVEMSYLNETPNIEQVIFNLQIAGYTVILAHPERYNFYHKAYDKVHRFCEMGVLLQLNLLSITGYYGREVKVAAEYLLKNKLYRLAGTDLHHNKHYNALKHYVENGYLFDKIGNYPFENKRLFKI from the coding sequence TTGAAGTGGCTGGGAGTCGACATGCACTCACATCTTTTGCCAGGAATTGATGATGGATCACCAGATGTTGAAGAGACAATATCCTTAATCTCGAAACTCCATGAATTAGGTATTGATCAGTTTATATGTACGCCACACATATTTAAGGAATTATACCCAAATACTGCTGAAACGATAAATACTGCTTTGGAATTAACCAAAGTTGCCTTACGAAAAGCTAATTTAACGATCAGTATCGCTGCAGCAGCAGAGTATATGTTGGATGAAAACTTCGGGATCAACAATAGTATGATGTCTTTACCAAATAAGCATATTCTCGTGGAGATGTCTTATCTGAACGAAACACCAAACATCGAGCAGGTGATCTTCAATCTTCAGATTGCCGGATATACGGTTATTTTAGCCCATCCTGAAAGGTATAATTTTTACCATAAAGCCTATGATAAGGTTCATCGCTTCTGTGAAATGGGCGTTCTGTTGCAATTGAATTTACTCTCTATAACCGGGTACTATGGGCGGGAGGTAAAAGTCGCTGCCGAATACCTGCTTAAAAATAAGTTGTATAGGTTGGCGGGAACTGATTTACATCATAACAAACACTACAACGCACTAAAGCACTATGTAGAAAATGGTTATTTATTTGATAAAATTGGAAATTACCCTTTTGAAAATAAGCGTCTCTTTAAAATTTAA
- a CDS encoding glycosyltransferase family 2 protein, which produces MDHKVIILMATYNGTAFLSEQLESIISQKYTNWELYIRDDQSTDQTRNLLAKYVAKDSRIKVLELEGEHGSPVLNFGTLFNYISALGVDYMMFADQDDIWYANKVEASLAYMQTLEKAEMKNFPILVYTGFQFIDDRGIEINQELNMPATLTLPVLLLGNYAYGCTMMLNKALINQINIIPGNAAYHDYWIALVACSFGKAILLPRKLLAYRQHSQNSSSNVDSRLMTARFKRYFDTTTQLPALTRQYQMINVFFETYKPHFNKTSLTVIEGFLTAMKQSNRSLINFMLRNQFKKVGLLPTVAQYYLLLRLRKKIK; this is translated from the coding sequence ATGGATCACAAAGTGATTATCTTAATGGCTACCTACAATGGCACAGCTTTTCTTAGCGAGCAGCTGGAAAGCATAATTTCTCAAAAGTATACCAATTGGGAACTCTACATCCGCGACGACCAATCTACTGACCAAACACGAAATCTTTTAGCAAAATACGTTGCTAAAGATTCACGTATTAAGGTGTTGGAATTAGAAGGGGAGCATGGATCGCCGGTGCTTAATTTTGGCACATTGTTTAACTACATTAGTGCACTGGGGGTAGATTATATGATGTTTGCCGACCAGGATGATATTTGGTATGCCAATAAAGTAGAGGCCAGCCTTGCCTACATGCAAACACTGGAAAAAGCTGAAATGAAAAACTTTCCGATATTGGTGTACACTGGCTTTCAGTTTATTGATGACAGGGGTATCGAAATTAATCAGGAGTTGAACATGCCTGCAACCTTAACACTTCCTGTGTTGCTGCTTGGCAACTACGCCTATGGTTGTACCATGATGCTCAACAAAGCATTAATCAATCAAATCAATATTATTCCCGGCAATGCAGCCTATCATGATTATTGGATTGCCCTGGTGGCTTGCTCGTTTGGCAAAGCAATACTATTGCCCCGGAAATTGTTGGCCTATCGCCAGCATAGTCAAAATTCCAGTTCGAATGTAGACAGCCGCTTGATGACCGCTCGTTTTAAAAGATACTTCGACACTACTACTCAATTACCTGCACTCACAAGGCAGTATCAAATGATCAATGTTTTTTTCGAAACCTACAAACCGCATTTCAACAAAACCAGCCTAACGGTTATCGAGGGATTTTTAACTGCAATGAAGCAAAGCAACCGCTCATTAATTAACTTTATGCTACGTAACCAATTTAAAAAAGTAGGATTGTTGCCAACAGTTGCGCAGTATTACCTACTCCTTCGCCTGCGTAAAAAAATAAAATGA
- a CDS encoding polysaccharide biosynthesis/export family protein: MKMPICKVRFAKICFLISILFLTSCVSTKKVAYFQDISALGQSELANTAKFTDPVIQADDILSISIFTMDPVTNMVVNQVGSQAISTSVGPVASLGATPPTSGFLVDKNGEIDLSVVGKVKVLGLTTFQARDLIKEKAAVVYTNPNVQVRFANFKVTVLGEVNRPASYIIPNEKVSVLDALGLAGDLTIFGRRENVTLIRDNGGKKEFARLDLNSKEIFNSPYYYLKQNDVLYVEPNKGKAASLNQARTQTYALIGSLASVLVVIFTRL; the protein is encoded by the coding sequence ATGAAAATGCCAATATGTAAAGTGAGATTTGCAAAAATATGTTTTTTGATATCCATCTTATTTTTAACTTCTTGTGTAAGTACTAAAAAGGTTGCTTATTTTCAAGATATAAGTGCTCTGGGGCAATCTGAACTGGCCAACACGGCTAAGTTTACGGATCCCGTTATTCAGGCAGATGATATCTTATCAATATCAATTTTCACTATGGATCCGGTAACTAATATGGTTGTTAACCAGGTTGGTAGTCAGGCCATCAGTACGAGTGTCGGGCCAGTTGCTTCATTAGGGGCTACTCCGCCAACATCAGGTTTCTTGGTGGATAAAAACGGAGAGATTGACTTATCCGTAGTAGGAAAGGTTAAAGTATTGGGTTTAACCACGTTTCAAGCCAGAGATTTGATTAAAGAGAAAGCAGCTGTCGTATATACAAATCCCAATGTTCAAGTCAGATTTGCAAATTTTAAGGTTACTGTTTTAGGAGAAGTAAATAGACCTGCTTCTTATATCATTCCGAATGAGAAGGTAAGTGTATTGGATGCATTGGGCCTGGCCGGTGACCTTACCATTTTTGGGCGGAGAGAAAACGTTACCCTTATACGTGATAATGGTGGGAAGAAAGAGTTTGCAAGGCTTGATTTAAACTCTAAAGAGATATTTAATAGCCCTTATTATTATTTAAAGCAAAATGATGTCCTTTATGTGGAACCAAATAAAGGAAAGGCTGCATCACTTAACCAAGCCCGAACGCAAACCTACGCACTTATTGGGTCGCTAGCATCAGTTTTGGTCGTTATTTTCACACGTTTATAA